In the genome of Bosea sp. ANAM02, the window CCCGGCCAATGCCGCGATGCGGGGCGAGCACATGCCGCATGCGGATGTCCATCGCTCGATGGCGCCGAAGACCGATACCGGCGACGGCATCAATCTCGGCCTCGCGGCCGGCGGCGCCCTGCGCGACGACAATATCGGCGCGGCCTTCTGGACGCCGGTCTCGGTGCTGAAGAAGCCGGATGGCAGCGAGGTGCAGTTCCCGCACCTGATCCTCGACCGCGCAAAGCCCGGCCTGATCGCCGTCGACGGCCAGGGCCGCCGTTTCGTCAACGAGGCGACCTCCTATCACGGTTTCGTCGAGGCGATGCATGCGAGCGGTGCCGTGCCCACCTTCCTCGTCTGCGACAGTGATTTCCTGCGCAAATACGGGCTCGGCCTCGTCCATCCCGGCCTCAAGACGCCGAAGGCCTTCGTCGAAGCCGGCTACCTGTTCGAGGGTGATAGCGTCGCCGCGCTGGCCGGGCGCATCGGCGTGCCGGCCGCGGCGCTGGCGGAAGCCATCGCCGGCATGAATGCCGCCGCGCGCTCCGGCACGGATGCCGCCTTCGGCAAGGGTTCCAGCGAGTACAACCGCTATCTCGGCGACCCCAACCACAAGCCCAATGCTTGCCTCGGGCCGATCGAGACCGCGCCCTTCTATGCCGTGAAGGTCTGGCCCGGCGATATCGGCACCGCGACCGGCCTGACCTGCGACCCGCAGGCGCGCGTGCTCGGCCGCGACGAAAAACCTGTCGGCGGGCTCTATGCCTGCGGCAACGACATGAATTCGATCATGGCCGGCGCCTATCCCGGCGCCGGCATCACGCTCGGCCCCGCGCTCACTTTCGGCTTCATCGCCGGGCGGGCGCTCGCCTCCGAGCCTGACCGCCTGCCGCGCTGAGAAAGGCACTCCGATGAAGCTCTACCAATCCGCCACCTCGCCCTTCGTCCTCAAGGTCCGGATCGCCGCCGCCGAGCTCGGCCTGCTCGACCGGATCGAGATGCTGGACGTCTCGCAGGAGTACAAATCCGGCGGGCCATTGGCGCGCGAGCAGAACATCATCAAGACCAACCCGCTCGGCCAGGTGCCGACCCTGCTGCTGGAGGACGGCACGGCGATCGCCGACAGCCGCGTCATCTGCGAATATCTCGACGGGCTCGGCGGCGGCTCGCTGTTCCCGGCGGAGCCCAAGGCGCGCTGGAACACCCTGACCGAGCAGAGCTATGGCGACGGCCTGCTCGATGCGGCGCTGGCCGCGCGCTACGAGGGCCTGCTGCGCAGCGAGGAACAGCGCTGGCAGCGCTGGATCGACGGGCAGCTCGCCAAGGTCCATGCCACGCTCGACCTGATCGAGGGTAAGGCGGCCGGCTTCGGGGACCGCGTCGATATCGGCACGATCACCTTCTATTGCGCGCTGGCCTATCTCGACCTGCGCTTCGCCGACCTGAACTGGCGCGAGGGTCGGCCGCAGGCCGCCGCCTGGTTTGCCAAGATCGGCGAGCGCCCCGCCTTCGGCGGCCAGAAGCTGGGCTGAGGCCAGAGCGAGCGGGAGGCGGCGATGGGTGCGAATCTCGGGCTGGCTGGCCGGACCGTCCTGATCACCGGCGGCGCCTCCGGCATCGGGCGTGAATGCGCGCTGGCGCTGGCCCGCGAAGGCGCGGCCGTTGCCATTGCGGATGCGAATGAGCATGGCGCGGCTCAAACGGTTCGCGAGATCGAGGCGCTTGGCGTCCGTGCGCTTGCGGTCAGCTTCGACGTGCGCAGTCCGACGGCGACCGAAACCGCGATCGAGGCGATCGAGCGCGATCTCGGCCCGCTCGACGGGCTGATCACGGCGGCCGGCATCTCCCGCCCTGCCCCGGCGACCGAACTCGCCGCCGAGAGCTGGGAGGCGGTGATCGGCGTCAATCTCTCCGGCACCTTCTATTCCTGCCAGGCGGCGGGCCGACGCATGGTCGCGCGCGGGCGCGGCGCCATCGTCACGATCGGCTCGGTCTCCTCGCTCGGCGGCCAGTCCGGCCGGGCGCATTACTGCGCCTCGAAGGCCGGCGTCGTCGGGCTGACCCGCGACCTCGCCGTCGAATGGGGCTCGCATGGTGTCCGGGTGAACTGCATCGGCCCGAGCGCGACCGATACGCCGATGATCCGCCGCGGCATCCCCGAAAGCTTCGTCTCCGGCGTGATGGAGGATCGCACGCCGCTGGGGCGGCTGGCGCAGCCCTCCGAGGTCGCCTCGGTCTGCCTGTTCCTGCTCTCGGACCTTGCGAGTTACGTCAACGGCGCGCTGATCATGGCTGATGGCGGCGTCTCGGCCGGCTTCTTCACGCGCGGCCATGGCCGCGATTTCTCGTCCAAGGCCCTGCTCGCGCAGGGCGTCTACAGCGAATGAACCGGAGACCGACATGAGCAAGCTCGCCCTCGTCACCGGCGCCGGCCGCGGCATCGGCGCGGCGATCGCCCAGAAGCTCGCGGCCGATGGCTGGCGCGTCGCCGTCTGCGACCTGACGAAGGAGCCGGCGGCAGCAGTCGCGAGCGCCCTGCCCGGCTCCGGCCATAGCGGCTGGGCGGTCGATGTTTCCAGCGAGTCTTCCGTCGAGGCACTGTTCGATGCGGTCGAGGCGGCGCATGGCCCCGTCACCGGGCTGGTCTGCAATGCCGGCGTGCTGCTGATGGCGGCTGATGGCGAGCGGCCGACCATCTTCGACATGACGCTCGACGACTGGGAGAAGACCCATGCCGTCAACACGCGCGGCGTCTTCCTCAGCATCCGCGCCTATGCGCGCCGGCGCCGGGCGCTGCCGGTCGAAGGCGGGCGCGTCACCACGACGAGTTCGGTCGCGGCCGAGCTCGGCGGCTATCGCGGTTCGGCCAGCTACATCTCGTCGAAATCGGCGATCCTCGGCTTCACCAAGGCGATGGCGCGCGAACTCTCCTCGCTCGGCATCACCGTGAACTGCGTCGCGCCCGGCGTGATCGACGCGCCGATGCTGGCCGCCGCGACGCCGCGCTCGGCCGCGCCGGGCTCGATGGATGCGCTGGCGCAGGCCGTGCCGCTCGGCCGGCTCGGCTCACCGGAGGATATCGCCGGGGCCGTGTCCTTCCTGCTCTCCGAGCAGGCCTCATACGTCACCGGCGCGACGATCGACGTCAATGGCGGCTACCGAATGGCCTGACGAGGAAACCCGACATGATCCTGCACGGCTATTTCCGCTCCTCGGCCGCCTGGCGCACGCGCATCGCCTTCAACCTCAAGGGCGTGGCGCCGCAGAGCGCGATCCACAACCTGCGCGACGGCGCCCAGAACGAGCCGGCCTATGCGGCGATCAACCCACAGAAGCTGATCCCGGCGCTGGAGCTCGACGACGGCACCGTGCTGACGCAATCGCTCGCGATCATCGGCTGGCTCGATCGCGCGATGCCGCAGCCGCCGCTCTTCCCGACGGACAATGTGCTACGCGCCCACGTCGAGGCCTTCGCTCTGGTCATCGCCTGCGAGACCCATCCGTTCCAGAACCCGAAGATCCAGAAGCGCCTGCGCGGCAAGGGCTTTTCGGAAGCGGATGTGCAGGGCTGGCTTGCCGCCGCGATGAGCGAGGGCCTTCGCGCCTGCGAACAACTGATCCACGACCGGCCCGGCCCGTTCTGCTTCGGCGAGGCGCCGACATTGGCCGATATCTGCCTCGTGCCGCAGATCGGCAGCGCGCGGCGCTACGGGATCGACCTTGCACCCTATCCGAGGCTCGTCGCGATCGACGCGCATTGCGCCACCCTGCCCGCCTTCATCGCGGCAAGACCCGACCAGCAGCCGGACGCCACCTGAGCCGGCTCACATCAGGATGCGCATCAGCTCGTTCTGCGAGGAGATGCCGAGCCGGGCATAGGCGCGCTTGCGATAGGTCAGGACGGTGTTGATGCCGACGCCGAGTTCGAGCGCGATGCCCTCGGAGGTCAGGCCGGCGGCGACGAGCGCGCAGACATCGCGCTCGCGCTTCGACAGCTCCGGCGCAGCCTTTTCCAATCGGGCATGGAAACCCTTGGCCGCGCCACGGCCGCCCGCCGGCTTCGTCACCTCGTAATGGCGCCAGAGCGCCGCCATCAGCAGCGGCGCACTCTCGACGAGATTGGCGATCTCCGCTTCCCCGAAGCTCTCCTTGCGGCGGCGATAGATGCTGAGCCGCATCGTGCCGCCCTTGCGGCGCTGCAGCAGCGAGAAGCGCTCCGACAGCCCGACCGAGAGATAGCATTCGCTGCGATAGGCCGAGCTTTCGATGTCGCCGGCCTTCATCCGCACGCCCCAGCAACCGGCCTCGTCGCCCTCGTCGAGCGCGATCGCGTTGGCCGGATCGGCGCGCCAGTGCCGGGAGACATACCGGCGGGCGATCTCGAGCGCCGGCTGCCCGGAATTGTAGTGGTTCTCGGCCAGCAGCGTATGGACCTCGCCGTCGGGACCCGCGACGAAGGCGGTAACGATCTCGGTGTCGGTGAAGCGGCGCGCGATATCGAACAGGCCGCTGGAAAAATCGGAGCGGCCGACGCTCTCGATCACGCGCGGCATGGTCGCCAGGATACTGCGCGCGGCGACAGCCTGCCGAATGGCCACGAGCTGCATTCGAACCTCCCGCCGGCCCCTCTTTCAGCCCGGCGTGCAGCCGGCGGCGGAGGCCGTTTCAGGCTCACAGCGTTAACAGTATCCAACTTCGCATGCAAACTTTCGGATGAGACCGCGATGCTTCTGAATGGCGCAATCAGCCGACCAGGCCGCGCTCCAGCGCTGTCTCGATGCAGCCATGGATATGGCCGTGCAGCAGCTTTTGCGCCTGGACTGCGTCGCGGTTGAGCGCGCAGTGCAGCAGGGCCTTGTGGTCCTCGGTCGATGTCGGGCCCCAGAAGATGAAGAACACCATCTGGTAGCGCAGGTAGCGGTCATAGATGCCGGCATGAAGATTGAGCAGCGCCTTTGAGCCGCAGGCCGAGACCAGCGCCTGATGGAACTCGAAATCGTAGCGCTTCCAGGCCTGCGTGCCGGCTTCGTCGCCCGCGAGCAGGCGCTGTTCCATCCGGGCGAGCTTGTGATGGGCGGCGACGACGCGCCCTTCCCACTCGACATCGCCAGCCTCGAAGGATTGCGCCAGGGCATTGCTCTCGATCAGCAGGCGCAGATCGGCGAGTTCCTTGAGGTCAGTTGCCGAACAGGGCGCGACCTGGAAACCACGCTGCCCTTCCGCGACCACGAGCCCCTCCGGCGCCAGCCGGTTCAGGATCTCGCGCAAAGTGCTGATGCCGACGCCGTAGACCGCCTTCAAACGGTCGAGCGTCAGGCGCTGGCCGGGCTGGAGCACGCCGAAGACGATGTCGTGCTTGATGCGTTCATAGGCCTGCTCGCCGGTCGAGAGAACCGGGATCTCCTCGCCACCGATCTCGAATGCTGCGTCCGTCATGCCGCTCCGCCCTGTCTCGCAACGTTCCTGCCAGCCGCAGCGACCAACCGCAAGGCCGTCAATTGCGTCTGCATGGATTAGCAGATGATTTTCTAAATATCAGTTGATCTTGTTTCCATCCTGTATCACGTTCGCCTCAGGAAACGCGAGCGAAGCCGTCAGAGCATCGCCCCGGGAGGTCGTCATGTCGGAGAAGGAAGAGCCTGCCCGCACGCCAGCGGGAGGCGCGGCTGCATCGCGCCGCCTCTACATCCTGAACGGCCCCAACCTGAACCTGCTCGGGCAGCGTGAGCCGCATATCTACGGCTCGACCACGCTGGCCGAGATCAAGGGGCGCTGCGAGGCGAAGGCGGGTTCGCTCGGATTTTCGGTCGATTTCCGCCAGACCAATTTCGAGGGCGAACTGGTCGAGAGCGTGCATCAGGCGCGGCTGGAGGCCTGCGGGATCATCGTCAACCCCGCCGGTTACACGTTCACCTCGATCGCCTTGCTCGACGCGCTCAAGATGTTCGACGGCCCGAAGATCGAACTGCACATCTCGAATGTACATGCGCGCGAGAGCATCTATCACAACTCGCTGGTCTCGCGGACGGCGACCGGCATCATCATTGGCATGGGCGCCGCCGGCTACGAACTCGCCATCCAGGCGATGGCCGGCCTCGTCGCGGCGCGGAATTGACGGCGATGTCTTCGTCTGCCCCTCCCGGCAAGGCCTCAGGCGCGCAGCATGCGCAACACCGTGTCGATCGCGGCAGCACGGCGGCGAACCAGCGCCTCGGGCGCGCCCATGTCGTGACCGAAGACCTGACGGATGCTGGCGCGGTTGGAGACGTTGTAGAAGGCGAGCGCGCTGATCGTCAGGTGGATGTCGAGCGCCTCGATGCCCGGTCGGAACAGCCCCGCCGCGACGCCGCGCTCATAGGCCTCCCGGATCATGTCGATGGCCGAGAGATTGAGCGACGCGATCCGGTCCGAGGTCGCGAGATGGCGGGCATGGTGGATGTTCTCGACCATGACGAGCCGCACGAAATCCGGGTTCTCGGCGTGATAGTCGAAGGTGAAGCCGGCCAGCAACGTCATCGCCTCCACCGGCGGCAGGCTCGCGAGATCGAGGCTGCGCTCGAAGCCGCGGATGCGCTCGTACATCTCCTCGAGGACGGCGCGGTAGAGCCCCTCCTTGTCCCCGAAATAATAGTAGATCATCCGCTTGCTGGTCGCGGTCCGGGCCGCGATCTCGTCGACCCGCGCGCCGCTCAGGCCGTTCTCGACGAACTCCTCCTTTGCAACCGCCAGGATGTTGCGGCGCACGCCTTCCGGGTCCTGCGTCCAGGAGGCCGGCCTGCGGCCCGCTCCCTTCGAGGCCGACGCTGCTTTGGTCATGCTTCACCCACGCGAAAACCAGCCCGGACACTAGGGCGAACGCATCGAAATGGACAAGACGGTACATTGCGCTTGACCAAATGAACTAGATGGTACAATTAACATGACGCCGGCAGAGCGCAAGCCGGCGAGCCTGAAGGCCAAGGCACCCGACGAGAGGTGCCGCGACTGCAGACGGGAGCCGGATCGACCCCTTCGAGAAGGTCGACCGCAACTGCATCGGACCGAGAAGCGGAAGCCGCTTTCCGGATGAATCCGACGCAATGCCAAGGAGATAGATCATCGTTCTCGCGCTCCATGGAGCGCGCGATGATCTAGGGAGCGCCATGAACTACAAGCTCGATTTCACGCCGGTGATCGACGGGATGCCAGCCCTGCTGATGGGCTGCCTCGGCACGTTCCTGCTCGCGATCTGCGGCATGGCGCTGGCCATCGTCATCGGCATCGGCGGCGTGATCCTGCGCGACTCGAAAATCGCGCCGGTGCGCTGGGCGGTGAAGGCCTTCGTCGAGGTGATCCGCAACACGCCCTTCCTGGTCCAGATCTTCTTCATCTATTTCGCGCTGCCGCTGGCGGGCCTGCGGCTCGACCCGACGCCGACCGCGATCATCGCGCTCGGCATCAATGGCGGCGCCTATGCCATCGAGATCATCCGCGGCGGCGTCCAGTCGATCGACAAGGGCCAGATCGAGGCCGGCCTCGCACTCGGCCTGCACAAGGCCCAGGTCTTCCGGCTGATCGTGCTGAAGCCGGCACTCAGGGCGATCTTCCCCTCGCTTACCAGCCAGTTCGTGCTGCTGACACTGACCACCTCCATCGCCTCGGCGATCTCGGCTTACGAACTGACCTCGGTGGCGCAGCGGATCGAATCCGACAGTTTCCGCTCCTTCGAGGTCTACGGCACGATCACGCTGTTCTACCTCGTGATCTCCTGGGTGATGATGCGCTTCTTTTCGGCGATCTCGACCCGTTACTTCAGCTATCCGGTGAAGTGAGGGCGCGATGGGATCGAACGAATTCCTCTTCCTGCTCACCGGCCTGAAATGGACCGTGCTGCTCTCGCTGGTCGGCTTCGTCGGCGGCGGCGTGTTCGGGCTCGCGATCGCATTGATGCGGGTTTCCGGCAGGCCGCTGATGGAGCGGATCACCTCGGGCTATATCGCCCTGTTCCAGGGCACGCCGCTGCTGATGCAGCTCTTCGTGGTCTATTACGGCCTCGCGCTGGTCGGGCTGAAGCTCGATGCCTGGGTCGCGGTCGCGATCGGCTTCACGCTCCATGCCAGCGCCTATCTCGGCGAGATCTGGCGCGGCTCGATCGAGGCAGTGCCCAAGGGCCAGACCGAGGCCGCCAAGGCGCTAAGCCTGTCCTATGTCTCCCGCATGCGCGACGTCATCCTGCCGCAGGCGATCCGCATCTCGCTGCCGGCGACGATCGGCTTCCTCGTCCAG includes:
- a CDS encoding TetR/AcrR family transcriptional regulator; the encoded protein is MTKAASASKGAGRRPASWTQDPEGVRRNILAVAKEEFVENGLSGARVDEIAARTATSKRMIYYYFGDKEGLYRAVLEEMYERIRGFERSLDLASLPPVEAMTLLAGFTFDYHAENPDFVRLVMVENIHHARHLATSDRIASLNLSAIDMIREAYERGVAAGLFRPGIEALDIHLTISALAFYNVSNRASIRQVFGHDMGAPEALVRRRAAAIDTVLRMLRA
- a CDS encoding LuxR family transcriptional regulator; translated protein: MQLVAIRQAVAARSILATMPRVIESVGRSDFSSGLFDIARRFTDTEIVTAFVAGPDGEVHTLLAENHYNSGQPALEIARRYVSRHWRADPANAIALDEGDEAGCWGVRMKAGDIESSAYRSECYLSVGLSERFSLLQRRKGGTMRLSIYRRRKESFGEAEIANLVESAPLLMAALWRHYEVTKPAGGRGAAKGFHARLEKAAPELSKRERDVCALVAAGLTSEGIALELGVGINTVLTYRKRAYARLGISSQNELMRILM
- a CDS encoding FAD-dependent oxidoreductase — its product is MSESFDEIRDVVVVGSGAGGMSAAITAAKAGLDVLLIEKSEYVGGSTAVSGGAMWVPENPHAAKAGHADTREAAMTYLEAVLGNRLRPDLMRAFLDNGPEMVRFFERETALKFEARAYSPDYQPEQPGASKGGRTIDPAPYDGNELGADFALLRPPLKEFTVLGGMMVNRKDIDALVGRFRNLANFKHSAKLLIQYGLDRLRHPRGARLLMGNALAGRLLKSARQAGVDIRTQTPAGALALKDGSVIGLTVKGPQGERRIGARRGVVLASGGFPANAAMRGEHMPHADVHRSMAPKTDTGDGINLGLAAGGALRDDNIGAAFWTPVSVLKKPDGSEVQFPHLILDRAKPGLIAVDGQGRRFVNEATSYHGFVEAMHASGAVPTFLVCDSDFLRKYGLGLVHPGLKTPKAFVEAGYLFEGDSVAALAGRIGVPAAALAEAIAGMNAAARSGTDAAFGKGSSEYNRYLGDPNHKPNACLGPIETAPFYAVKVWPGDIGTATGLTCDPQARVLGRDEKPVGGLYACGNDMNSIMAGAYPGAGITLGPALTFGFIAGRALASEPDRLPR
- a CDS encoding SDR family NAD(P)-dependent oxidoreductase, which codes for MSKLALVTGAGRGIGAAIAQKLAADGWRVAVCDLTKEPAAAVASALPGSGHSGWAVDVSSESSVEALFDAVEAAHGPVTGLVCNAGVLLMAADGERPTIFDMTLDDWEKTHAVNTRGVFLSIRAYARRRRALPVEGGRVTTTSSVAAELGGYRGSASYISSKSAILGFTKAMARELSSLGITVNCVAPGVIDAPMLAAATPRSAAPGSMDALAQAVPLGRLGSPEDIAGAVSFLLSEQASYVTGATIDVNGGYRMA
- a CDS encoding glutathione S-transferase, with the translated sequence MKLYQSATSPFVLKVRIAAAELGLLDRIEMLDVSQEYKSGGPLAREQNIIKTNPLGQVPTLLLEDGTAIADSRVICEYLDGLGGGSLFPAEPKARWNTLTEQSYGDGLLDAALAARYEGLLRSEEQRWQRWIDGQLAKVHATLDLIEGKAAGFGDRVDIGTITFYCALAYLDLRFADLNWREGRPQAAAWFAKIGERPAFGGQKLG
- the maiA gene encoding maleylacetoacetate isomerase codes for the protein MILHGYFRSSAAWRTRIAFNLKGVAPQSAIHNLRDGAQNEPAYAAINPQKLIPALELDDGTVLTQSLAIIGWLDRAMPQPPLFPTDNVLRAHVEAFALVIACETHPFQNPKIQKRLRGKGFSEADVQGWLAAAMSEGLRACEQLIHDRPGPFCFGEAPTLADICLVPQIGSARRYGIDLAPYPRLVAIDAHCATLPAFIAARPDQQPDAT
- a CDS encoding amino acid ABC transporter permease, with protein sequence MNYKLDFTPVIDGMPALLMGCLGTFLLAICGMALAIVIGIGGVILRDSKIAPVRWAVKAFVEVIRNTPFLVQIFFIYFALPLAGLRLDPTPTAIIALGINGGAYAIEIIRGGVQSIDKGQIEAGLALGLHKAQVFRLIVLKPALRAIFPSLTSQFVLLTLTTSIASAISAYELTSVAQRIESDSFRSFEVYGTITLFYLVISWVMMRFFSAISTRYFSYPVK
- a CDS encoding SDR family NAD(P)-dependent oxidoreductase, with product MGANLGLAGRTVLITGGASGIGRECALALAREGAAVAIADANEHGAAQTVREIEALGVRALAVSFDVRSPTATETAIEAIERDLGPLDGLITAAGISRPAPATELAAESWEAVIGVNLSGTFYSCQAAGRRMVARGRGAIVTIGSVSSLGGQSGRAHYCASKAGVVGLTRDLAVEWGSHGVRVNCIGPSATDTPMIRRGIPESFVSGVMEDRTPLGRLAQPSEVASVCLFLLSDLASYVNGALIMADGGVSAGFFTRGHGRDFSSKALLAQGVYSE
- a CDS encoding amino acid ABC transporter permease, giving the protein MGSNEFLFLLTGLKWTVLLSLVGFVGGGVFGLAIALMRVSGRPLMERITSGYIALFQGTPLLMQLFVVYYGLALVGLKLDAWVAVAIGFTLHASAYLGEIWRGSIEAVPKGQTEAAKALSLSYVSRMRDVILPQAIRISLPATIGFLVQLIKGTSLAAIVGFTELTRAGNIVSNQIFQPLLVFGIVGILYFLLCWPLSLYGSHLERRMSIAAR
- a CDS encoding GntR family transcriptional regulator, which produces MTDAAFEIGGEEIPVLSTGEQAYERIKHDIVFGVLQPGQRLTLDRLKAVYGVGISTLREILNRLAPEGLVVAEGQRGFQVAPCSATDLKELADLRLLIESNALAQSFEAGDVEWEGRVVAAHHKLARMEQRLLAGDEAGTQAWKRYDFEFHQALVSACGSKALLNLHAGIYDRYLRYQMVFFIFWGPTSTEDHKALLHCALNRDAVQAQKLLHGHIHGCIETALERGLVG
- a CDS encoding type II 3-dehydroquinate dehydratase, translating into MSEKEEPARTPAGGAAASRRLYILNGPNLNLLGQREPHIYGSTTLAEIKGRCEAKAGSLGFSVDFRQTNFEGELVESVHQARLEACGIIVNPAGYTFTSIALLDALKMFDGPKIELHISNVHARESIYHNSLVSRTATGIIIGMGAAGYELAIQAMAGLVAARN